The Panacibacter microcysteis genome includes a window with the following:
- a CDS encoding polysaccharide deacetylase family protein, protein MLNFRNTNIVFVLLLVILAWLHISFGIPYWYFVAALLVYSLILFWGCYYVGSNFFIDITCKGTTEKKEVAITFDDGPAQNHTADILAILAKNNIHAAFFCIGHHVEKNESLLEQVHLQGHIVGNHSYSHAHLFDLFPARKMYADLAAMDTATLKAIGVKPRLFRPPYGVTNPTVRKAIINGNYIPVGWSIRSLDTVITDKQKLLGRVAGVKPGDIILFHDTSKTTVDILQTFIDHVHRSGFTFVRLDKLLNVEPYV, encoded by the coding sequence ATGTTAAACTTCAGGAATACCAATATTGTTTTCGTGTTACTACTGGTGATACTTGCATGGTTACATATCAGCTTCGGCATTCCATACTGGTATTTTGTGGCGGCACTGTTGGTTTACTCTCTTATCTTGTTTTGGGGTTGCTATTATGTTGGCTCAAACTTTTTTATTGACATTACCTGTAAAGGCACAACCGAAAAAAAAGAAGTTGCTATTACGTTTGATGATGGCCCTGCACAAAACCACACTGCGGATATACTGGCCATACTTGCAAAAAACAATATACACGCCGCTTTCTTTTGCATTGGGCACCACGTAGAAAAAAATGAATCCTTGCTGGAGCAGGTACATTTACAGGGTCATATAGTGGGTAATCACTCGTATTCGCATGCACACTTGTTCGACCTGTTCCCAGCCCGAAAAATGTATGCAGATCTTGCAGCAATGGATACTGCAACACTGAAGGCCATTGGTGTAAAGCCGCGGTTGTTCAGGCCGCCATATGGCGTAACAAACCCAACGGTTAGAAAAGCGATCATCAATGGCAACTACATACCCGTTGGCTGGAGTATCCGTTCATTGGATACGGTCATCACGGACAAACAAAAACTACTTGGCCGGGTGGCAGGTGTAAAGCCCGGCGATATCATTCTCTTTCATGATACGAGCAAAACAACGGTTGATATTTTACAAACATTTATAGACCATGTACACAGGAGTGGATTTACATTTGTAAGATTGGATAAACTTCTTAACGTAGAACCGTATGTTTAA
- a CDS encoding LolA family protein, with product MFKYLFILFLFVTSTLMAQHTGYTPVADISGFQQQFAAASQKITSIKSDFTQVKNLSMLAEKITSKGKFWFKKDNMVRMEYNQPFQYLMILNKNDIYIKDGQKENRVSTKSNKLFQQVNQLMVDCVRGTAFANKDFTVKAYQNTTGYLIEMSPVNKTMKEMFKTINVVVDKKQFSVNSIEMVEASGDNTLITFVNKELNTSLPDALFTH from the coding sequence ATGTTTAAATACCTGTTTATACTTTTCCTTTTTGTTACCTCCACCCTGATGGCACAACATACAGGTTATACACCTGTTGCAGATATAAGCGGTTTTCAACAGCAGTTTGCTGCAGCATCTCAAAAAATAACCAGTATAAAAAGCGATTTTACACAGGTAAAAAACCTGAGTATGCTTGCAGAAAAGATAACCTCGAAAGGGAAATTCTGGTTCAAGAAAGACAACATGGTGCGTATGGAATACAACCAGCCATTCCAATACCTTATGATCTTAAACAAGAATGACATCTACATTAAGGACGGGCAAAAAGAAAACCGCGTTTCCACCAAATCCAATAAACTATTCCAGCAGGTTAACCAGCTTATGGTTGACTGTGTACGCGGTACTGCTTTTGCAAATAAAGACTTTACAGTAAAAGCATATCAAAACACCACAGGGTATCTTATAGAAATGAGCCCGGTAAATAAAACCATGAAGGAGATGTTTAAAACCATTAACGTGGTGGTTGACAAAAAGCAGTTTTCAGTTAACTCCATTGAGATGGTTGAGGCATCGGGTGATAATACACTCATTACTTTTGTAAACAAGGAACTAAACACCAGTTTACCGGATGCGCTATTTACTCATTAG